The Leishmania mexicana MHOM/GT/2001/U1103 complete genome, chromosome 29 DNA window ctcattttcgttttttttcgttcaTCTTTCCCACTCGCTTCCAGAATATCAAGGCCGTCGCTGCTTCAGCGGGCCTACACGTCGTCAAGCTGTCGCTCACacccatcatcatcaccggCTCCACGAGTGCCGGTGGACTCCCTAGGCCGGCTGTCAGGCAGTCCTCCTTGCTCGAGCCACGGAAGAAAAAGGACATGTCGTGCTACTGCGTCGAAGAAGTCGACCTCGACATTTTTCGTGGCGTATTCATAGAGCAATGGCTAAGCGGTAAGAAACATAGCGGTTCTCAGGAGGCGCTCTTCTTCTGCACAACATGCGGTCCGCCAGCGGTGCAGGAGTCGATAAAGGGCTCCTCTggtagcggcagcagcagcggcgcgaacCGGCGTAGCACCTATACAGCGAAGAGCTGCACCCCAGAGAAAAAGAGTTCATCCGGCAAGTCCACGTTTGGCAGCACGTTGAAGAAACTCTTTACCTTGTCCAAGAGCAGCTCAAAAGCGGACCTGAGCACCATTTCGTCGAGGCAGCACTCTAGCTGCCACGCACATGAGCACAACACCCGAATCATAtccgcagaggaggaggaactCCCGATCACACCGCGGACGGATAAGGAGCTGTACCTGTGCGTGACCTGCGGCTCGTGCTACTGCCGCGATCACGCTTTCGATCACCACTACAGCcgtcagcagcgcagcaccgtgGCGGGCGGCGACGACCTCGAAGCGCCGCAGAAGGGTTACCCGTACCACTCCTTCTTCATCGGCGTCCCCAGCTTCGTGAGCACCCACCCTTCCCACATACTACAGGAGACGTCGTGGGGACTGCTTTTCCCCACTGTGACGGTGCGTGAGATCGAGGAGGGTACGGTAGACTTGTCGAAGCCGCTCCCCTTCTACGAGCATTTCGAAGAGAtctgcgacagcggcgctgcctgcGAGACGGGTGCCTTTCAACCGAACAGCAGCATGACCTCCACCAGTCACAGCTTCAACCGCGGCAGGAACACACTCGGCATTTCCTCCAGTgggatgcacacacgcgttcACAGCGGgtacagcagcagtggcccCTTCGACGGGTCACTTCGGCTACACTCAAAATCGAACAGCTACGTGGATAGAAGGGAAGACCGCCTCCCGACGCGCCGATCTGCCCTGCTTACCCCCGTCGGGGCCCACAAAATCCTCTCTCTGCCAGAGTTTCACTCCTCGCCGCCTGAGAACTGGTCATATCTCATGTTCTGCGCCAGATGCGCCGACCGGCAGGCGGTGAGACTGAATGGCAAGCAGTGCGACAACGACATCTCGCGTCATGTCCACCTGCGCCGACTGGGACAGCTCACGGCTCTGCTCGCGTACTTTCTGCTTCGTGGTGTGCGTCTCGAAGTGCCTGTGCAGTTTTTGGAGTACTCCGCAAAAAAGCACGTGGAGCAGGTGGAGCGGCAACGCAGCCagaagcgcgcacacaagtTGGCTGAGATGCAGCGTGTCGGCCGCGCCTCGGAGCTCGTCGGCGGCCTCGAAGTGATGGCAACGACGGGCGCGAGGCATGCAGGCACCACCGGCGATGGTGCGGATATGTCACCGGCAGGGGCGAACGCAGCGGGTGACTTTGGCCTGCTGTcacgcacagagacagacCACGTCATCACCCGTGCGGCGATCTGCGGCTTCTCGAATGAGAGCTACTTTTGCTACATGAACTCGGTGCTGCAGTGCttgctgcggtgccgcatcTTTGCGAAcccactgctgcgcctcgaccCGCCCAAGAGCCCTGGAAAGCTCACGGCATCCATGTCacgcctgctgcaccactTGGCACATCAGACGTATCAGGACGTGCTCAACGGTGCCGTCTTCGCGTTCGTGCGCTCGCTGCGAACGCAGATTGGCAACATCAACGTGCTCTTCGAAGAGGATGAGCAGCAGGATGCCCAAGAGTTTCTTATCACGCTGCTCAACGGCATCGAGGATGAGTTCGACAAGGGAAGgagcgaagaggagaagagggcgtCGCGCCGTGTTAGCTTCGAAGGCACGCTTCTCTCCGAGGTGATCTGCTCCCAATGCAAGCACTGCGTCCCGCGTAACGAAATGTTCATGTCACTTTCCATCCCCATCGAGAAAAGCATCGAGGACGGTATTGCATCGCTCTTCGCGCCGACCACGCTGCGCGGCAAGGACCGCTACGCATGCGAGGGCTGCTTCATGAAACTGTCGCAGAAAGAGCAGCAGGGGCACAACGCCCTCGCCGCAGTCCAGGCTGAGGCAGAGAGGAAGGCCAAGTTGAATGGGAAGAAGCTTACTCAAGCGCAGATAGAGGAGCGCGTGTATGCCAACGCGCTCTACAGCGAGGCCGAGGTACGCACCTCGCTTTCCCACCTCGGTGGCAGCCTTGCGGTGCATCTTCTGCGCTTCCACTACGACCCGACGGTACAGGACTTCATCAAGGTGCTCACACCGGTGCGCATCTCGCTCACCCTTGACCTCACCCCGTATGCCAGCCGCGAAGTTGTGGAGGCCTACAGGCGTATGGAGAAGATTCATCTcttgcagcgccgcttcccGACCGCACCAGAGAAGCTGATTAGCAAGTACCTGCGCCACGCCAAGGATGATGTCAAGCTGACCACGCAGAGGATGCTGGATGACGGTCATGGGatcgccgaggcggcgcactCACGGCAGAGTAGCAGCACTGGCCTCAGCCGCATCCACACTGGGGTGGGGGTAGGCAACGTGGTAGGTGATGACGCGTCTGAGGATGTGGCtggcgtcggcagcgtctTTGGCGACGCCTCTGGCTGCACCTCAGGCGGCACCTCCTCTTTGACTGCGACGCCGGTCAGCAACCCCAACAGGGATCGCGGCAACTTTGCCAAGGTGGCGGCCAAGCCTTGGACGATCACTAACGGAGGCGCTGGCAAGGCTAAACCGTCAGATCCCGCTGCTAAGATTTGCGCAATCACGAGAGACGAATTTGATCCCTTTGGTGAGCGCACCCTTCCGAAGCCATCGTTGGTGCGTCAGCTGGTGGGCATCGTTACGCATCGAGGCTCGCTGCACGGGGGCCACTACATTGCCTATGTGCGCCACCTCACTCGCCCACATGTATGGTTCCGTTGTGACGACGAGGACATCGACgtggtggaggagaagcacGTGCTCGATCACGAGGCTGAGGTGTACCTCGCCTTCTACGAGTAGGCACGCGGACTGTCAAGCGCGTCGTGCCCACACCAAGTCTGGGCATGAGTGGGGCCCTGCTTGCTGGGGAACAGCGAGGCGCACGAACGCGTCAGAAGCTAACCACGCGTCGGCCTGCCCTACGTCaacgtctctctcccctcactCCCTCGCTGCTTCGTACGGTGTggctatatatatatatatcttcACGTGCGTATCTTGCTGTGCTTTCGTTTGTTTCCCCGTACTTATTTTTACCTCTCTCACtccgcctgtgcgtgcgtgcgtgtgtctctgtctgtgtatgGTGGGTACGTGTGTTTGTGCACCAGCAGGGCCTCAGCTGCGGCCTCGGGTCCTTTTtttccgcctccgcccttTACTCTCTCGTTCTCCCTTTCAGGCGTTCGAGAGCCTTATTCCGCCGCTCCTGTTTCTTCCTGCCACTTGGCGCCGGGATATGGGGGGGCGGTCGggtgggcggcagcggtggtggtggtggtcgatCACATGGGAGGCGAAGGGGCGAACAAAGGCTTGGCTGGCATGATATGAAATTGCACTGGTAGAAAAGGCCCCTCGTCGCCGGCATTGCTCCAGTTGCCACCCCTCCGTTTATATGCATACATTATATATATGTACTTGTTCTCTCGTGTTGATGCGTCTGCCGCTTTCCAAACGTTCGCTTGCGTCCATGTGTGCCTGCTCGTTGGTCTCGGCGTGCTTTGTTGTCTGTTCAGCCGTGCTTGTTGTTCTCTCACGccccattttttttttttagttGTCCGTGCGTGTTCGTGTGGAGCCAAGAAAAAATTCATGAAGCaaggcgcaggcggagcgAAACCATGGAGGGGGGCGAAGAGAGGTGTTGCAAGGAGCAGATATGGCcgctgcgtgtgtatgtgtgcgtgtgtgtgggtaggtggtggtggcgggggggaggggagggtgtgtCTCACTCACGCAGACGCCAACGACGGCTTCGCTTCCGCGGCGGGTTCACCTTCGCTTTGTTCTCCTCtacgctctcctccgcctttcGTTTTCGATTTGCTCTCTGTGGAGGGGAGTGGTCGCGCAGAGGAGGCAAGCAGGGGACCTCGCGCACCCTTTACCCTGGGGTGTgctgtggcgcgtgtgcctccTTTCCCCCCCACATGGTGATGGGGATCCGGGCCATCATggcgccctcccccctccccatctcaCCTGAATGTGTACCTCCATCGTTGCTTGGGCATGCACTgtatcatcatcatcatctcaCGTCCCTCTGCCTGTTTCTCACGCTTTGGCTTTCTGTACGTCTCCCGCCCCGTCAACGTTGCCACTTTGGTGATCACGACGTAACGCACCGTCAACGAAACACGgggcctcctcccccaccgaGCGGGGACAGCGCTTGCTtccgtgtgcgtctgtgtgtcgCCGTTGCATCTCTCCacgccccctctctccgaGGACGATCACTTCGATACCGAAGCTTGAGAGGCACGACACGAAAACAACAagagaaaaagggaaaaagacGGAGTTGACCATGAGCGCCCACACTCGACAAATGGAAAACCCCACGGGGGTGGTGCACCGCTTCATGCAGGACCATCaacgtgtatgcgtgtggcTCGTGCACGATCCGCAGTTGCGGCTGGAGGGCAACCTGCTCGGCTACGACGAGTTTATGAACGTCGTTCTGGGTGATACGACCGAGACGAATCTTCGAAATAACAAGAGCTACCGTCTGGGCAAGATCTTGCTGCGTAGCGACAACGTCGGCGTGATCTACCCCGTCGGTGTTTAGTGCTGAGGCAGTGCTCGACAGCAGTGACCTCTTCACAGGGTGGAGGGGTTTGGTCTCGCATCTCCATGCGTGAAGCACGACGATGCCCCGCTGGCAgtcgtggaggaggacatgTGTTGCTGTGTTGACGTTTTGGTAGTGGTGCGTacttgcgtgtgtgtgcgtgaatGACGGAGgtgttttgtgtgtatgtctgcGTTGGAGTGTCAACGGAGTGGacaaggacgaggagggggaggtgcagGGTGGCAGTGGGGCCGTCAATGGATGCTGCGTGAATCCCTTCAGCTCGCGTGCTCTGCTTGTCGCCCTTTCCTCCTTGCCCCGCGCTCCTCTGCCACCGTTGTCCCTCTTGCGCGTCGTCCACTTCGCGTGATTTAGCAAGGAAAACAGCACAATGGTCAAGAAATGCAAACCCGTCAACGCAAAGGCGGCTTGGCGTTTTATTTCTTCGGAGGGgacggcgcgtgtgtgtgtgtgggtggtggtggtggtagtggtggcaGACGCGGGGCGGCTGTATCTG harbors:
- a CDS encoding cysteine peptidase, Clan CA, family C19,putative, with product MSCYCVEEVDLDIFRGVFIEQWLSGKKHSGSQEALFFCTTCGPPAVQESIKGSSGSGSSSGANRRSTYTAKSCTPEKKSSSGKSTFGSTLKKLFTLSKSSSKADLSTISSRQHSSCHAHEHNTRIISAEEEELPITPRTDKELYLCVTCGSCYCRDHAFDHHYSRQQRSTVAGGDDLEAPQKGYPYHSFFIGVPSFVSTHPSHILQETSWGLLFPTVTVREIEEGTVDLSKPLPFYEHFEEICDSGAACETGAFQPNSSMTSTSHSFNRGRNTLGISSSGMHTRVHSGYSSSGPFDGSLRLHSKSNSYVDRREDRLPTRRSALLTPVGAHKILSLPEFHSSPPENWSYLMFCARCADRQAVRLNGKQCDNDISRHVHLRRLGQLTALLAYFLLRGVRLEVPVQFLEYSAKKHVEQVERQRSQKRAHKLAEMQRVGRASELVGGLEVMATTGARHAGTTGDGADMSPAGANAAGDFGLLSRTETDHVITRAAICGFSNESYFCYMNSVLQCLLRCRIFANPLLRLDPPKSPGKLTASMSRLLHHLAHQTYQDVLNGAVFAFVRSLRTQIGNINVLFEEDEQQDAQEFLITLLNGIEDEFDKGRSEEEKRASRRVSFEGTLLSEVICSQCKHCVPRNEMFMSLSIPIEKSIEDGIASLFAPTTLRGKDRYACEGCFMKLSQKEQQGHNALAAVQAEAERKAKLNGKKLTQAQIEERVYANALYSEAEVRTSLSHLGGSLAVHLLRFHYDPTVQDFIKVLTPVRISLTLDLTPYASREVVEAYRRMEKIHLLQRRFPTAPEKLISKYLRHAKDDVKLTTQRMLDDGHGIAEAAHSRQSSSTGLSRIHTGVGVGNVVGDDASEDVAGVGSVFGDASGCTSGGTSSLTATPVSNPNRDRGNFAKVAAKPWTITNGGAGKAKPSDPAAKICAITRDEFDPFGERTLPKPSLVRQLVGIVTHRGSLHGGHYIAYVRHLTRPHVWFRCDDEDIDVVEEKHVLDHEAEVYLAFYE
- a CDS encoding small nuclear ribonucleoprotein polypeptide e,putative — its product is MSAHTRQMENPTGVVHRFMQDHQRVCVWLVHDPQLRLEGNLLGYDEFMNVVLGDTTETNLRNNKSYRLGKILLRSDNVGVIYPVGV